The Perca fluviatilis chromosome 2, GENO_Pfluv_1.0, whole genome shotgun sequence genome includes a region encoding these proteins:
- the LOC120571038 gene encoding zinc finger protein 2 homolog isoform X2, which produces MRQQLLLERAEELRVLLLEPSADVKLATGAGKKGINVEEEEQPAAPLAAAAAAVKEEEEEYVVEKVYNRRVMNGRVEFLLKWKGFSDEENTWEPQDNLDVDLITEYMQKHKEKEKKKGKRKVVSEALGDSVERGSKRKKEEKRRGGAGPKRHHCQHCDKSFTTSGYLKIHQRVHTGENLHSCDHCGKTFSGSGSLESHRRIHTGEKPYCCEQCGKTFSQSSHLKTHQRIHSGEKPYSCGLCGKTFSRSSSVKSHQRVHTGEKPYWCKQCGKTFSMSGHLKIHQHIHTGDKPHSCGICGKTFSYSSGLKKHQHVHTAEKLYWCEQRGGKFSESGALKRHQRIHTREKPYCCDLCGKTFSQSGHLKSHQRIHTGEKPYRCDLCCKTFSQSGDLKKHQRIHTGEKPYRCDLCCKTFSLSSSLKRHQHIHTGDKPHSCSICGKTFSYSSGLKKHQHVHTAEKLYWCKQCGEHFSESGALKRHQRIHTGEKPYSCDLCGKTFSESSHLKSHQRIHTGEKPYRCDLCCKTFSQSGDLKKHQRIHTGEKPYWCEQCFKTFSLNSSLKRHQRIHTAVL; this is translated from the exons ATGAGACAGCAACTCCTCTtggagagagcagaggagctCCGAGTTCTCCTGTTG GAGCCCTCAGCAGACGTCAAGCTGGCGACCGGAGCAGGAAAGAAGGGCATAAATgtcgaggaggaggagcagcctgcagcacctcttgcagctgcagcagcagccgtgaaggaggaggaagaggagtatGTAGTGGAGAAGGTTTATAACCGCAGAGTGATGAACGGAAGAGTagagtttctgctgaaatggaaggggttctcaga TGAGGAAAACACATGGGAGCCGCAAGACAACCTAGACGTTGACCTTATCACAgagtacatgcagaaacacaaggagaaggagaagaagaagggcaagaggaaagttgtcagtgaggCTTTGGGAGACTCAGTGGAGCgagggagcaagaggaagaaggaggag aaacggagAGGAGGAGCTGGACCCAAACGTCACCACTGtcaacactgtgacaaatccttcacaacatctggatatttaaagattcatcagagagttcacactggagagaatctGCACAGCTGTGATCACTgtggtaaaaccttttctgGGAGTGGTAGCCTAGAAAGCCACcgacgcattcacactggagagaagccgtactgctgtgaacaatgtgggaaaactttttctcagagTAGTCACCTTAAAAcgcatcaacgcattcacagtggagagaagccgtacagctgtggtCTATGTGGTAAAACCTTTTCTCGGAGCAGTAGCGTTAAATCTCATCAGCGcgttcacacaggagagaagccgtactggtgtaaacaatgtgggaaaactttttctaTGAGTGGTCACCTTAAAATAcatcaacacattcacactggagataaacctCACAGCTGTGGTATATGTGGTAAAACGTTTTCTTATAGTAGTGGGCTTAAAAAACACCAGCACGTTCACACTGCAGAGAAGctgtactggtgtgaacaacgTGGGGGAAAATTTTCTGAGAGTGGGGCTCTTAAaagacatcaacgcattcacactagagagaagccgtactgctgtgatctatgtggtaaaaccttttctcagagtggtcaccttaaatctcaccagcgcattcacactggagagaagccatacAGGTGTGATCTATGTTGTAAAACTTTTTCTCAGAGCGGTGACCTTAAAAaacaccagcgcattcacactggagagaagccgtacaggtGTGATCTATGTTGTAAAACTTTTTCTCTGAGTAGTAGCCTTAAAAGAcatcaacacattcacactggagataaacctCACAGCTGTAGTATATGTGGTAAAACCTTTTCTTATAGTAGTGGGCTTAAAAAACACCAGCATGTTCACACTGCAGAGAAGCTGTACTGGTGTAAACAATGTGGGGAACATTTTTCTGAGAGTGGGGCCCTTAAaagacatcaacgcattcacactggagagaagccttacagctgtgatctatgtggtaaaaccttttctgagAGTAGTcaccttaaatctcaccagcgcattcacacaggagagaagccatacAGGTGTGATCTATGTTGTAAAACTTTTTCTCAGAGCGGTGACCTTAAAAaacaccagcgcattcacactggagagaagccgtactggtgtgaacaatgttttaaaacattttctctgAATAGTAGCCTTAAAAgacaccagcgcattcacactgccgTGTTGTGA
- the LOC120571038 gene encoding zinc finger protein 2 homolog isoform X1: MWIKYCTIRDKRGIEEDNQNQEQRSNKVPRRPAADWDSDTSQVQEPSADVKLATGAGKKGINVEEEEQPAAPLAAAAAAVKEEEEEYVVEKVYNRRVMNGRVEFLLKWKGFSDEENTWEPQDNLDVDLITEYMQKHKEKEKKKGKRKVVSEALGDSVERGSKRKKEEKRRGGAGPKRHHCQHCDKSFTTSGYLKIHQRVHTGENLHSCDHCGKTFSGSGSLESHRRIHTGEKPYCCEQCGKTFSQSSHLKTHQRIHSGEKPYSCGLCGKTFSRSSSVKSHQRVHTGEKPYWCKQCGKTFSMSGHLKIHQHIHTGDKPHSCGICGKTFSYSSGLKKHQHVHTAEKLYWCEQRGGKFSESGALKRHQRIHTREKPYCCDLCGKTFSQSGHLKSHQRIHTGEKPYRCDLCCKTFSQSGDLKKHQRIHTGEKPYRCDLCCKTFSLSSSLKRHQHIHTGDKPHSCSICGKTFSYSSGLKKHQHVHTAEKLYWCKQCGEHFSESGALKRHQRIHTGEKPYSCDLCGKTFSESSHLKSHQRIHTGEKPYRCDLCCKTFSQSGDLKKHQRIHTGEKPYWCEQCFKTFSLNSSLKRHQRIHTAVL; encoded by the exons ATGTGGATCAAGTACTGCACCATCAG GGACAAGAGAGGAATAGAGGAGgacaaccagaaccaggagcagcggagcaacaaggtccccagaagaccagcagcagactgggactctgataCCAGCCAggttcag GAGCCCTCAGCAGACGTCAAGCTGGCGACCGGAGCAGGAAAGAAGGGCATAAATgtcgaggaggaggagcagcctgcagcacctcttgcagctgcagcagcagccgtgaaggaggaggaagaggagtatGTAGTGGAGAAGGTTTATAACCGCAGAGTGATGAACGGAAGAGTagagtttctgctgaaatggaaggggttctcaga TGAGGAAAACACATGGGAGCCGCAAGACAACCTAGACGTTGACCTTATCACAgagtacatgcagaaacacaaggagaaggagaagaagaagggcaagaggaaagttgtcagtgaggCTTTGGGAGACTCAGTGGAGCgagggagcaagaggaagaaggaggag aaacggagAGGAGGAGCTGGACCCAAACGTCACCACTGtcaacactgtgacaaatccttcacaacatctggatatttaaagattcatcagagagttcacactggagagaatctGCACAGCTGTGATCACTgtggtaaaaccttttctgGGAGTGGTAGCCTAGAAAGCCACcgacgcattcacactggagagaagccgtactgctgtgaacaatgtgggaaaactttttctcagagTAGTCACCTTAAAAcgcatcaacgcattcacagtggagagaagccgtacagctgtggtCTATGTGGTAAAACCTTTTCTCGGAGCAGTAGCGTTAAATCTCATCAGCGcgttcacacaggagagaagccgtactggtgtaaacaatgtgggaaaactttttctaTGAGTGGTCACCTTAAAATAcatcaacacattcacactggagataaacctCACAGCTGTGGTATATGTGGTAAAACGTTTTCTTATAGTAGTGGGCTTAAAAAACACCAGCACGTTCACACTGCAGAGAAGctgtactggtgtgaacaacgTGGGGGAAAATTTTCTGAGAGTGGGGCTCTTAAaagacatcaacgcattcacactagagagaagccgtactgctgtgatctatgtggtaaaaccttttctcagagtggtcaccttaaatctcaccagcgcattcacactggagagaagccatacAGGTGTGATCTATGTTGTAAAACTTTTTCTCAGAGCGGTGACCTTAAAAaacaccagcgcattcacactggagagaagccgtacaggtGTGATCTATGTTGTAAAACTTTTTCTCTGAGTAGTAGCCTTAAAAGAcatcaacacattcacactggagataaacctCACAGCTGTAGTATATGTGGTAAAACCTTTTCTTATAGTAGTGGGCTTAAAAAACACCAGCATGTTCACACTGCAGAGAAGCTGTACTGGTGTAAACAATGTGGGGAACATTTTTCTGAGAGTGGGGCCCTTAAaagacatcaacgcattcacactggagagaagccttacagctgtgatctatgtggtaaaaccttttctgagAGTAGTcaccttaaatctcaccagcgcattcacacaggagagaagccatacAGGTGTGATCTATGTTGTAAAACTTTTTCTCAGAGCGGTGACCTTAAAAaacaccagcgcattcacactggagagaagccgtactggtgtgaacaatgttttaaaacattttctctgAATAGTAGCCTTAAAAgacaccagcgcattcacactgccgTGTTGTGA
- the LOC120571038 gene encoding zinc finger protein 271-like isoform X3: MNGRVEFLLKWKGFSDEENTWEPQDNLDVDLITEYMQKHKEKEKKKGKRKVVSEALGDSVERGSKRKKEEKRRGGAGPKRHHCQHCDKSFTTSGYLKIHQRVHTGENLHSCDHCGKTFSGSGSLESHRRIHTGEKPYCCEQCGKTFSQSSHLKTHQRIHSGEKPYSCGLCGKTFSRSSSVKSHQRVHTGEKPYWCKQCGKTFSMSGHLKIHQHIHTGDKPHSCGICGKTFSYSSGLKKHQHVHTAEKLYWCEQRGGKFSESGALKRHQRIHTREKPYCCDLCGKTFSQSGHLKSHQRIHTGEKPYRCDLCCKTFSQSGDLKKHQRIHTGEKPYRCDLCCKTFSLSSSLKRHQHIHTGDKPHSCSICGKTFSYSSGLKKHQHVHTAEKLYWCKQCGEHFSESGALKRHQRIHTGEKPYSCDLCGKTFSESSHLKSHQRIHTGEKPYRCDLCCKTFSQSGDLKKHQRIHTGEKPYWCEQCFKTFSLNSSLKRHQRIHTAVL; encoded by the exons ATGAACGGAAGAGTagagtttctgctgaaatggaaggggttctcaga TGAGGAAAACACATGGGAGCCGCAAGACAACCTAGACGTTGACCTTATCACAgagtacatgcagaaacacaaggagaaggagaagaagaagggcaagaggaaagttgtcagtgaggCTTTGGGAGACTCAGTGGAGCgagggagcaagaggaagaaggaggag aaacggagAGGAGGAGCTGGACCCAAACGTCACCACTGtcaacactgtgacaaatccttcacaacatctggatatttaaagattcatcagagagttcacactggagagaatctGCACAGCTGTGATCACTgtggtaaaaccttttctgGGAGTGGTAGCCTAGAAAGCCACcgacgcattcacactggagagaagccgtactgctgtgaacaatgtgggaaaactttttctcagagTAGTCACCTTAAAAcgcatcaacgcattcacagtggagagaagccgtacagctgtggtCTATGTGGTAAAACCTTTTCTCGGAGCAGTAGCGTTAAATCTCATCAGCGcgttcacacaggagagaagccgtactggtgtaaacaatgtgggaaaactttttctaTGAGTGGTCACCTTAAAATAcatcaacacattcacactggagataaacctCACAGCTGTGGTATATGTGGTAAAACGTTTTCTTATAGTAGTGGGCTTAAAAAACACCAGCACGTTCACACTGCAGAGAAGctgtactggtgtgaacaacgTGGGGGAAAATTTTCTGAGAGTGGGGCTCTTAAaagacatcaacgcattcacactagagagaagccgtactgctgtgatctatgtggtaaaaccttttctcagagtggtcaccttaaatctcaccagcgcattcacactggagagaagccatacAGGTGTGATCTATGTTGTAAAACTTTTTCTCAGAGCGGTGACCTTAAAAaacaccagcgcattcacactggagagaagccgtacaggtGTGATCTATGTTGTAAAACTTTTTCTCTGAGTAGTAGCCTTAAAAGAcatcaacacattcacactggagataaacctCACAGCTGTAGTATATGTGGTAAAACCTTTTCTTATAGTAGTGGGCTTAAAAAACACCAGCATGTTCACACTGCAGAGAAGCTGTACTGGTGTAAACAATGTGGGGAACATTTTTCTGAGAGTGGGGCCCTTAAaagacatcaacgcattcacactggagagaagccttacagctgtgatctatgtggtaaaaccttttctgagAGTAGTcaccttaaatctcaccagcgcattcacacaggagagaagccatacAGGTGTGATCTATGTTGTAAAACTTTTTCTCAGAGCGGTGACCTTAAAAaacaccagcgcattcacactggagagaagccgtactggtgtgaacaatgttttaaaacattttctctgAATAGTAGCCTTAAAAgacaccagcgcattcacactgccgTGTTGTGA
- the LOC120571038 gene encoding zinc finger and BTB domain-containing protein 17-like isoform X4 → MWIKYCTIRDKRGIEEDNQNQEQRSNKVPRRPAADWDSDTSQVQEPSADVKLATGAGKKGINVEEEEQPAAPLAAAAAAVKEEEEEYVVEKVYNRRVMNGRVEFLLKWKGFSDEENTWEPQDNLDVDLITEYMQKHKEKEKKKGKRKVVSEALGDSVERGSKRKKEEKRRGGAGPKRHHCQHCDKSFTTSGYLKIHQRVHTGENLHSCDHCERGCVTLRGRCCKVY, encoded by the exons ATGTGGATCAAGTACTGCACCATCAG GGACAAGAGAGGAATAGAGGAGgacaaccagaaccaggagcagcggagcaacaaggtccccagaagaccagcagcagactgggactctgataCCAGCCAggttcag GAGCCCTCAGCAGACGTCAAGCTGGCGACCGGAGCAGGAAAGAAGGGCATAAATgtcgaggaggaggagcagcctgcagcacctcttgcagctgcagcagcagccgtgaaggaggaggaagaggagtatGTAGTGGAGAAGGTTTATAACCGCAGAGTGATGAACGGAAGAGTagagtttctgctgaaatggaaggggttctcaga TGAGGAAAACACATGGGAGCCGCAAGACAACCTAGACGTTGACCTTATCACAgagtacatgcagaaacacaaggagaaggagaagaagaagggcaagaggaaagttgtcagtgaggCTTTGGGAGACTCAGTGGAGCgagggagcaagaggaagaaggaggag aaacggagAGGAGGAGCTGGACCCAAACGTCACCACTGtcaacactgtgacaaatccttcacaacatctggatatttaaagattcatcagagagttcacactggagagaatctGCACAGCTGTGATCACTgtg agagggggtgtgtgACTCTCCGAGGGAGGTGTTGTAAAGTTTACTGA